The genomic DNA AGTTAATCAAGGAGTCTCTCATGGAAGAGGTAATAATTACTTTGAGTTTTATGTCATCGTCTAGTCCTTTGTTTGTTTTGAGAATGAAGATAACAGTGGGATAATGTTGTGTTTTAATTAATATGCAGGTAGTTCTTATAGGGAGGGGACAAAATCAAATAATGCATCAAATCGATAATCTGAGCAAGCTTCTACACGAGTCATTGGGAGGAGGAAGGTCTCGGCAAGAGAAAGGAGCAACAAAGAGAAATGAAGATACGAATACAGTTGTAGTTGGAGTTGGCCTGTCCATGCTCTTGTCCTTTGCAATTGGAGGTATTGGTATCTACTTATTCAGGTCTCACTCAACTCAAAATTAACATTCCTTTCTTTGTTTCTAGAAGATAGATAGATTCAGGTCAAACATGTTCAAGactttgttattatatatataatatgctaATAATAACTGTGTTATgcttattatttttgttatcatCTAACTATTTGAAGAAACACTAAAaagcaaacaaaataaaattccaatattaaaaaatgacttACAAATAATGTTGGGAGCAACAGCTAGTAGGAATATGAATGAGATTTTGACAACTACataccaataataataataataaaagttacacaaaacatatatatagagagaaccCAAAAAAGCAGCTAAAAAAGAACAGACAACAGAGATAGGAGGGGgggttttgtttgtttttttggcCAATAATAATTTGTCTCCCCACTCACATAACACAGATAGATATATTCTTTGAAAATGTCTATTAccgtaataataataataattgaaagaaTTGCACAAATCAttttaatgagaaaatattgATAAATCATAAGAAATATGGCACTCCACTTCTAGGTCCTCTCATCTGGTTATTTTCCTCCGTTTCAGTGAAGAACTTCACTTCTCTTTCCTATTATTATACAAagttaaaacaaacaaattattattattaccatatcattcatacatacatacatgcaAAACAGTATATAATTTTACCATATTCTCGTTGAAGCTCAATATCGAAGCCACATTACCACATCGATAACAATAATTTGGTGCAGACCATACCTACATACGCGTCCCCAACATCAAAAATCagtttatattcaattttaggGGTTAGTTAGCAGAGcatatcaaaaacaaaaacttaCTGTTACTAGGCCCTTATCCTGAAACATGTACTTGAGACCTTCCTGCACCAGTTGGTGTGCCCGACAAACCAGATCAAGTTTGTTTATGTGATTGAACTGCAAaggtattaattattattattatgtctaTTTTGAAAGCAACAAATTACTATAAATGGGAATTTTGTTAACCTCGGAAGTAACCCTAGCCCCGAAAAGCCATCCTGCTCCTCTAGGACTCACAGCCCATGTTTCAATATCTTCAGGGTCACTCCACATAAGATCACAAAATGGGCCTTCGTGTGGAATTTCACAATTTCTTTCAATAACCCTAATCTACCACCACCAACAACAACACAAAAAAAGCAGGTTAACACCAGTTTTGCAGGCAGTAACACAGGTTATGAACCCACTCAACAAATAGAAAATTGGATAACGTTAACCTAAGatataaagaaatgaaaaaacgTTAACCTAAGTCTAACAGTTGTAACCATAATATCTTTAACATATTTTCTGCAATTATGAATAACTTTAGTTATTGCACATATCTGATGAGTTAGAATAGCAAACAGTATCAATTCTAGATTTTAGTTTCAACCAAGAAATAAGCAATTCATTGCCCAAACAGAGGATTCATAATCGACCATATAATAACAACAGCAATGAATGCATGACTAAGCTCTTCCCTTGGTGATAAGGTGTATCTATTCTCTTCCGCTCCCTGAACTATAAACTGTTAGCTTAGAAATCCACTATAGTAATTCAAGTGGCAAGAGTCTTGCCTAAAGAGCCAAAGGTACCGGGTTCGATTCTCACTAAAACGCCTTAAATGGATGTGGGAGACCATGACTAAGGGGTTTGCTAGTTTACCAAAATtctaaaaaacctaaaaaattatacatgttAAACTCATAACTAACTAGTTAGTATGCTTCTTCCTCTCTTTTTTAGTCCACTTAAGCCACCCTCCAAACCAAACCAACATAACAAGGGACTCTTATGGTTCTTAGTACacaatgtaaaaaaaaagagatatgTTCAcacaacaaaatttaaaaatattcaataaaccTGATCAATTGTCCGAATATCAGGCGAAAGTCCACCATGGACACAGAGTACCTGAAAACAGTAGAAGATGTTAACATTAGTCAAAATACATACAACAATGAGATAATACTGTTAATGTTTAAGCATATGATAGAGCAACAGCCTAGAAGAAGAGGGTTAGAGATCGTACAGTTCCATCTATAATTGCAGAAAGAGTCAAATAGTCAAAAACATCAGTGCAGTACCGCCAAGCATTGGCATTTCCATACTTCCTCTGGCATTCATCATAGAATCCATAGACCTAGAAGAATTCAAACATTTATCAATAAGGCATTCTCAGAATTATGTTGTCAATTTTGCAAATAAGGTTAACATTGATACATAACACGTCAAGATTAAATATTACTATGCTTAACCAGTGCCATCCATACCTATGAATCATTAACATTTCCTCACTTTTTTTATGGGGGTCAACAAAATGAGGATAGGTATCTTAATTTTCTTCTATCacaaaaatgttataatttgcATAATGAAAGGATGGTACCATAGGTATGCTGAAAAAATGGAAGAACTGTACACCACAAAGGTCTCCCACTTAGTATCATTGTAAAAAGTTTGATCTGACATAACTTATCATTccttttaagaataaaatagcTTTGCTTAGGAACCATTTGAAAGGACAGATGCATTAAACACAAAATCAAGAAAAATGAGGTAAAAGAATACATCAATTccatatttatttacatgtcaTATAGACATTCGGTGTTAAACAACAGTAGAAAAATTGATGATAAAAGTTTGGTGGTTTTCACACTTCTGATATAAAATTACTGTGGACATCAGGAAAAGAAACCAGTATTACATGTCAAGATTTGGGTGACCATTATAAAGCTAAGACAATAGGTAATGAGTTTTCAGAGATCATATAGGCTGCGCAATATCCAAAATATGCTCATGGAACTCAAAATGACATGATAAGCAAGCAGTTGACAAATAGGTACAGCTAAAATCAGGACTGAAGATAATAGGATAAACCTATCAATTTTGAATTATGCTATTAAGGATACATTAACATAAACACATGGTCAATTTTTTTAGCTTTCAAAACCAACACGTAGAAGACCAAGAAGCAAGCCTTCTAAATTGTTAAAGAAAACACTATAGCATCGAAGCATATGCACATTATTCTAATATCAACCTATGACTACTCCCATAGAAACCTATTCAGAAAAGGAATgcatgatttaaaaatatacaactaGCTAAAAGATAAAGTCTAGTCTAAAATACAAAATCCTCAATCGATAAGCTACAACAGTGCACTGTTACAAGGACGCTATACTAAATTTTAGTGCAATAAACTTTATATGATCCCCATGAAAAAAATACCTGAGTAAGCTGACGACTTTCA from Impatiens glandulifera chromosome 9, dImpGla2.1, whole genome shotgun sequence includes the following:
- the LOC124916522 gene encoding phytochrome-associated serine/threonine-protein phosphatase-like; this translates as MDLDLWISKVKEGQHLAEDELQLLCEYVKDILIEESNVQPVNSPVTVCGDIHGQFHDLMKLFQTGGHVPGTNYIFMGDFVDRGYNSLEVFTILLLLKARYPANITLLRGNHESRQLTQVYGFYDECQRKYGNANAWRYCTDVFDYLTLSAIIDGTVLCVHGGLSPDIRTIDQIRVIERNCEIPHEGPFCDLMWSDPEDIETWAVSPRGAGWLFGARVTSEFNHINKLDLVCRAHQLVQEGLKYMFQDKGLVTVWSAPNYCYRCGNVASILSFNENMEREVKFFTETEENNQMRGPRSGVPYFL